Below is a genomic region from Catenuloplanes atrovinosus.
TCAACATGGGGCACATCGCGGCGCGGGCGGGACTGGCCCGCAACACGCTGTACAACTACGCCGCGGACAAGGGCGCGCTGGTGCTGGCGCTGACGGAGCGGCTGAGCCGGCCCGCGGTCGGGCACGTGGCGGCGATCGCGGCGCGCCGCGCGGATCCGGCGGCCGAGCGGCTGCGGGAGATCGTCGAGGTGGTCCTGACCGCGTTCACCGACCGGGTCCTGCAACTGATGTTCCGCACCGGCGCGGGGCCGGCGAAGGGCCCGGACGGCCCGTTCCACGCGATCGTGGCCGCGGTGGAGGACGTGGTGCGGGACGGCATCGCGGGTGGCGAGTTCCGCGACGTCGGCGACGTGCCGCTGACGGTGGAGCTGCTGTCCGGCGTGATGCGGGCGGGCGCGGAGCGCATCGGCCGGGATCCGGCCACGGTCACTGACACGGTCCGCGCGGTACGGGAGACCGTCCTGGCGTCCCTGGCGGCCTGACCGCGCGCGTCACCGGGCGGCGATGGTGGCGATGGCCAGCGCCTCGCGGGCGTGGGTGCCGGTGAGTCCCGCCGACTCGGTGCTCAGCGTCTGGAGGTAGGTGAGCCCGGCCGGGCCGCACCGGCGCAGCGCGTGGGCGCTCTCGTGCGCGACCCGGTACTCCGCGTCCGCCACGTGCGCGGCCAGCCGGGTGGCGGCGGCCGGTGATCCGATGGTGCCGAGCGCCTGCGCCGCGGCGGCGCGGATCGGCGGCGCGGCGTCCGAGTCGAGGACCTCCAGCAGCGGCGCGACCCCGTCCCGGGCGCCGAGCCGGCCCAGGGTCCGGGCGGCCACCACGCGCGCCTCCGACGACTCGTCCGCGCGCAGCACGCCGGCGATCAGCGTGATGAGCGACCGGGACGGCGCCTTCAGCAGCGCGAGCGCCTCCAGCGCGGTCAGCCGGACCAGCAGCGCCGGGTGGTCGAGCGCGGCGCGCAGCGCACCCTCGGCGCCGCTGCCGCACTGGGCCAGCGCCAGCCCGACCATCTGCGCGGACGCCGGCTGCGCGCGGGCCAGGCTGGCCAGCAGCCGCCACGCGGCACGCGGGTCGCCGATGCGCCCGAGCGCGCGCACCGAGACCAGCCGCACGTCCGCGTTCTCGTCGTCGAGCAGGTCACACAGCCGCGGAACCGCCTCGGTCGCCTGGAGGTTGCCGAGCAGTTCCGCGGCGCGCGCCCGGCGCACCGGTGCGCGCCTGGTGAGCTCGCGCAGCGCGCGGTCGGCCGCGCCCCGGCGCCGGAACACCTCGACCAGGCCGGCGTGCGCCTCGCCGCGCACCTTGGCCAGCATCGCCACGGCGGCCGGCTCGGCGGCCGTCCAGGCGTCCTGCGGCAGCCCGGCCAGCGCGTCGATCTGGTCGGCCGGGCCGCCGTCCGCGACGAAGGAGAGCAGTTCACGCCGGGGTACGGCGGCGAGCCGGGCCCGGCGCCGGGCACGGTGCAGCCGGGCCGCGCGGACCAGGATCACCACCGCGACCAGCACGAGCAGCAGCAGCCACATGCCGACGATGACGCGGGTAATCGTCTCGATCATGGTGTCGCTGCGGCCGTCCGTCATGTGCACCGTTTCTCACGCCGTGCGGTATGCCCCTTTCGTACCGTATCAGTGATCAGTGCGCGCCCTGCGCACGATCCGGCTCGTCCTTGCGATGGTCGCCGAAGCGCGGGTCGACGTCCTCCCCCACCGCGTCGGGGTCGGGCAGCTCGGCCATCGGATCGCTGTCGGCCGACCCGGGACCGTCCTGCGTCGTGTACTCGGAGTACTGCTCGGGGTTGATATCGCTCATGCCGTAATCCCTCTACGCTGCGGTGACGCCGTGGTCGACGCTGAGCCACCGATTCGCTCGTGCCGGGCATGTACCCCGATTCGCCCGAAAGATCCCTGCGAGCACCGGCCGGGGGAAGTCCACTGAGGATGTTGCCACGACCGACCGGTTCGACCCCGGGGTCCACGCATCCGGCGCGCCGGTACGACTACTGACCGGGCGGCACCACGACGTCGCCGACCGCGGTGGCGCGCAAGCCCTGGTCCGCGATCACCACAGCCGGAGGCGGCGGTCCGCGACGCTCACCCGGATCCGCTGGCCCCAGGTCAGCTGGAGCGCGTCGGCCTCGAGGCCGTCGGCGAACGCGACCAGTCGCTCCGACTCCGCGGCCACCTCCAGTTCCTGGCCGGCCCGCAGCAGGCCGGCGACCTGGCTGACGCCGGTGGCCGGCGACGGCCAGGCCTCGCGGACGTACCAGCAGAGATCCGGGTCGGCCGGGGCCGGCATCGGCGGGGCGGCGGCGCGCTCCCGGGCGATCGACGCGCACCAGCCCGTCGCGCCGGTGCCGGTGCCGACGATCAGCCCGGACGAGGACTGGCGTTCCCGCCGGCCGTCCGGCGCGGTGAGCAGGTACCGGGCGGACTGGTGGCCGGCGTGCCCGACGTAGACCTCGTTGAGGCCGTGCAGCTCCTGGCCGTCGTCCAGGCGGGCGACGACCATGGTCCGCTCCTCGCCGCCGTCCCGCCGGCGGAGCAGCCCGGCCACCTCGGCCGGGGCGTGGCGGACCAGCACGCCGGCGTTGCGCCCCGGCTCCGGATCCACGCCGATCACCGGCTGGCCGTCGAGGTACTTCGCCACGTTCGCCACCAGGCCGTCCTGGCCGACGGCGATGACCACGTCCTCCGGCGCGAACAGGAAACGCGGCAGGTCCGTGCGCTCCACGTGGCCACGGCGCCAGTCGGCCGGGATCGCGGCGCCGACCGCGGTGAGCGCCGCGGCCAGCGCGTCGTGCCGCGCGGCCACCTCGGCCAGGTCACGGCCGCGCTCGCGCAGGAAGAACGCGGCCGCGCCGCGGGTGCCGTGCCGGGCGAGCAGTTCATCGAGCTCGCTGCGCCGCGACACGATCACCACCCGCGGACTCAGGCTGCTCATGCCGGAATCCCCGCCGCGCCGCGGTGACGCCGAGCCACCGATTCGCTCGCAAGCTCGCTCATGCCGGGCCATCCTCCACGCCGCGGTGACGCCGTGGTCGGCGCCGAGCCACCGATTCGCTCGCAAGCTCGCTCATGCCGGAATCCCCGCTACGCCGCGGTGACGCCGTGGTCGGCGCTGAGCCACAAATTCGCTCGCAGGCTCGCTCATGCCAGCCGCCCCACCAGCTTGCTGAGCAGGTCGGGAGTGACGGTCAGCTCGTTGATCGAGGGGAGTTGGCCGGCGAGTTCCTTGAGCGCGAGCGCCTGGAGCACGGCCGGGGGCAGGTCGCGGTAGGCGGCCAGGCGCGCGGCCTCGGCCTCCGCCTCGGCCAGGCCGACCAGCCGGGTGCCGGCGGCGCGCGCCTCGTCCCGTACCCGCGCGGCATCGGCTTCCGCACCGGCGGCGCGCCGCAGGCGGTCCGCCTCGGCCGCGCTCGCCACGTCCTGCCGCTCCGCGTCCAGCTCGGCCTCGCGGCGGGTGTTGGCGCCGCGCTGCTCGACCAGTTGCTGCTCGCGGCGGGCCAGTTCGATGCGGCTCTGCAACTCGTTCTCCGCGATGGATCGCTCCTGCTCGACCGCGTGCGCGCGCCGCGCGTAGGTGGCCCGGTCCGCGTCCTGCTGCACCTGCTCGCGAGTCGGCGTCTGCAGCGCGCGCTCCAGCTCCGGCTCGGGCCGCAGCGCCACCACACGCGCGCTGACCACGGCCACGCCGGTCTCGGTCAGCCGCGGATCGGCCGCCAGCGCGCCCGCGACCGCGGCCCGGACCGGCGCGATGCCGGTGGTCAGCGCCTCCGCCAGCGGCAACCGGGCCAGCAGGTCCAGCGCGGGCTGCTGGGCCAGCTCGGCGAGCATGCCGGCCACCTGGTCGAGCGGCTGACCACGCCAGGTCCCCCGGTACGGATCGATCGAGAAGTCCAGGCGCGCTGCCGCCGCGGCCGGGTCGCTGACCCGGTAGGTGACCGTCGCCTGCACGGTGACGTCCGCGAAGTCCTCGGTCCGCGCGTGGAACAGCAGCGGCAGCTCGCGGTCGTCGACCGGCACCTCGGACAGCGCCGCGGTCAGCGGCCGGTACCAGAACGACAGCCCGGTGCCGGCGCGCCGGACCCGGCCGCCCACGGTGTGGCTGACCCAGCTGGTCGGCGCGGCGCGCAGGTGCCGCAGGTGGAAGCGTCGAGTCACATCGGCCATGGTGATCCCTCCCGGCGTTTTTCGTCATCATGACGATAAACCCGGGACGCTATTATCGTCAACGTGACGATTAACCTCACGGTGGACCTGGTGCTGCTCACCATCCGCGGCGGCGAGCTCCAGGTGCTGCTCATCCGGCGCGGCATCCCGCCGTACCAGGGGATGTGGGCGCTGCCCGGCGGTTTCGTGCTGGACGGCGAGGACCTGCCGGAGGCGGCGGCCCGGGAGCTGCGCGAGGAGACCGGGCTGGATCCGCAGGCCGGGCACCTGGAGCAGTTGGCCACCTACGGCACGCCGGGCCGGGATCCGCGCGGGCGCGTGGTGACGGTCGCCTACCTGGCGCTGCTGCCGGACCTGCCGGCCCCGGTCGCGGGCAGCGACGCGGCCGGCGCGGAGTGGCGGCGGTACGACGAGGTGGCCGACGGCGGGCTCGCGTTCGACCACGACCGCATCCTGCGCGACGGCATCGAGCGCGCCCGGTCGAAGCTGGAGTACACGCCGCTGGCCACCGCGTTCTGCCCGGCCGAGTTCACCATCGCGGACCTGCGCGCGGTCTACGAGACCGTGTGGCAGACCCGGATCGACGCCCGGAACTTCCACCGCAAGGTCACCGGCGCGGAGGGCTTCGTCGAGCCGACCGGCGGCACCGTGATCCGCGACCGTGGCCGCCCGGCCCAGCTGTTCCGCCGTGGCCCGGCCGCGCTGCTGCACCCGCCCCTGATGCGGCCCGCGGAATGATGTCCGTAAATCGATGGCCGACCGGTCCCGTCGTCCGGTAGACCATCAGCCATGCAGTGGCAGCGGCGACTGACCGCGATCCTGGACGACGAGGCGGGGGCCGGCCGGTTCAGCGGCACGATCCTGGTCACCCGGCGCGACGAGACGCTGTTCTCCGGTGCGTACGGGCTGGCCGACCGGGAGCGGGCGACGCCGGTCACCATGGAAACCCGGTTCGCGATCGGCTCGATCACCAAGCTGCTGACCGCCACCGCGATCGTGCGGCTGATCCAGGACGGCACGATCACCGCGGCCGACCCGGTCGGCCGCTGGCTGCCCGACTACCCGAACCCGGAGGTGGCCGCGAAGGTCACGGTGCACCACCTGCTCACCCACACCGGCGGCACCGGCGACATCATGGTGCCCGAGCACTGGGAGCGCCGGCACGAGATCCGCACGCCGGACGACCACGTCGGCCTCCTCGGACACCGTGCCCCGACCTTCGAGCCCGGGCGGTGGTACGACTACAGCAACTACGGCTACGTCCTGCTCGGCGCGATCATCGAGCGGGCGAGCGGGCGTGGGCATCCCGAGCAGGTGCGCGAGACCGTGCTGCGGCCGGCGGGCATGACGCGGTCCGGCAACGAGCCCGACGAGCCGCCGGCCGCGGACCTGGCCGTCGGCTACACCGGCGAGGAGCGCGTCCCGAACACCGACTACCGGTTCCTGCGCGGCAACCCGGCCGGCGGCGCCTCCGCCACCGCCGGTGACCTGGTCCGGTTCGCGCGCGCGGTGCTGCGTCACGAGCTGCTGGACGCCGCGCACACCGAGCTGCTGACCACCGCGAAGGTGAACATCGGCTTCACCGGGCGGCAGGCGTACGGGTTCGCCGAGCGGACGATCCACGGCGTCCGCACGATCGGCGGCGCCGGCGGCTTCCCGGGCGCGAACGCGGAGCTGGTCATCCACCCGCCGTCCGAGCACGTCATCGTGGTGCTGGCCAACCTCGACCCGCCCGCCGCGTCGGACGTCGCCCGCTTCATCGACTTCGCACTGCCCGCGGCCGACCTGCTGCCGGACGGCTAGCGCGCGGTCAGTGCGGGCACGCCGTGGCCGGGCGGCGCCTCGTCGTACCGGCGGATCGCGCCCCGGCCCGCGGCCTTCGCCTCGTACAGCGCCAGATCGGCCCGGTGCAGCAGCGCGTCCGGGTCGTAATCGCCGCCGGTGGTGGTGGCGATGCCGATGCTGGCCCGCACGTCGATGGCGCGGCCGGGCACGATCGACATCGGCTCGGACAGCCGGTCCGCGATCCGCGCCGCGACCGCGTCCGCGCCCGCCGGGTCGTCGAGCCGCGGCAGCAGCACCACGAACTCGTCGCCGCCGAAGCGGGCGACCATCTCGCCGGCGCGCAGCGAGTCGGTGAGCCGCCGGCCGACCTCCACCAGCAGCGCGTCGCCCGCGGCGTGCCCGAGCGTGTCGTTGACCGGTTTGAAGCCGTCCAGGTCGACCATCAGTACGCCGGTGCAGGTGTCCGGCCCCGCCGTGGCCGCGGACTCGTGGAAGCGCTGGTAGAGCGCGGCCCGGTTGGGCAGCCCGGTGAGCGTGTCGTGGTTCGCCTGGAAGTGCAGCATCGCCTGCTGCTCGTCGACCTTGCGCAGCAGACCGCGGACGAACACCAGGCCGAGGAACTGCCGGACGAACGCCAGCACCACCGTGATCAGCAGCATCCAGGTGAGCGTCGGGCTGAGCGTGCCGTTCCGCGCGTACAGCGTCACCACGCCGGCCAGCGCGAGGCCGGTGGGTACGTACGGCAGCAGCGCCCACGGCCCGGAGAACCACCGGCGCCCGGTGCCGTCCGCCTCGGGCAGCCGGGCGTGCGCGGCCAGCGCGGCCAGCACGCCGCCGACGATCGGGCCGGCGCCGGCCCCGTTCGCGTACCAGGGCAGCTGGTGGACCTGGTTGTAGACGGTGATCGTGTGAGCCACCACGATCACGGTCAGCGCGGCGAGGAACAGGCTCAGCGCGTGCAGGTACCGGTGCTGCTCGGTCCGCGACACGAGCACCAGCGCCGCGGCCAGGCCGACGATGTCCGGCAGCATCAGCGCCAGGAACGCCGCCCGGGACGATTCCGGCAGGGTCGCCATGACGGGGCCGAGCACGAGGTGCCACGAGACCATGAACAGCGCGCTGGACACCGCCGCCACGTCGATCAGCTGGATCAGCCGGGTGAACCGGTCCGGCGGGGACGGCGCATGCAGCCACAGCATCACCACGGCGGTCACCGCCGCGGGCACCGCGACCACGCCGGCCAGCTGCGCCAGGCCGGGGCTCGCCAGCACCCCGCTCAGCGCGGCCAGCAGGTAGGCGACCGCGAGCAGCGCGTCGGTGACCGCGGCGGCCCGCCAGCCCCCGCGGATGCGGCCCCGCTCGGCGCGCACGTGGCGGCGGCAGCCCACCACGCCGTACGCGACCGCCGCGGACGCCGGCCCGAACACCAGCAGCGCGCCCACCGCGATCGACAGCACCGGCAGCATCACCTGCACCACGGCGCCCACGGCCACGGCCGACCCCAGCAGCACGGTGACTCTTCGCCCCACGAACGACTCTTCGGCCGCGCCGGGCCGCGCTTGAGCGGTAGCGACGGCCCGGCCCGGTCATCGCGCGACCGGCGCCAGGTGCGCGTGTGCCCACTCCGCCAGGCTGGTCAGCGGCAGGCCGAGCGACCGCGCGAACTCCGGCCTGGCCGGCTGCCCGGCCCGGTTCAGCAGGTCGTTGGAGACCACCGCGTACGGCGGCATCCCGGCCGCGACCGCCTCGTCCTCGGTCATGTCCGGCGCGGCCAGCGGCGTGCCGAGCGCGCCGGACAGCACCGCGGCGACCTCCGCCATCGTCAGATAGTCGCTCGCCAGCTCCAGCTCCACGCCGTGGAAACGCTCCGGATCGGCGAACGCCGCCGCGGCGGCCCGGCCGACGTCCCGCACCGCCACCAGCGACAGGTGCGTGCCCGGCTTGAGCGTGGTCGCCAGCCCGCCCGCGACGCCGCGCGGGAACAGGTAGGCGGTGCGGGGCAGCAGGTTCTCCATGAAGAAGGCCGGCTTGATCAGCGTCCAGTGCCGGAAGCCCGCCTCGCGTACCCGCTGCTCCGCCCCGGCCTTGGCGCCCAGCACGCGGTCCATGTGCGCGCGGCGCTCGGCGGACCAGCCCGGCACCGCGGTGTGCCGGTCGGAGCCGGAGACGGACGTGTGCACGAACTGCGTGACGCCGGCCGTGCGCGCCGCCTCGATCAGGTTCACCGCCAGGGTCAGCTCGCCCTCGAAGTCGTAGCCGCCGTCGTCGAACGCGGGCATCTGCACGGAGAAGACCGCGTGGGCGCCGTCGGCGGCGCGGGCCAGCGACTCGCGGTCACGCAGGTCGCCGACGCGCAGCTCGGCGCCGCGGCGGGCCAGCTCGCGCGCGGCCGGCGACTCCGGGTCGCGGACCAGCGCGCGGACCGCGACACCGGCGGTGAGCAGCTCATCCGCGGTGGCGCCGCCCTGCTGACCGGTCGCACCGACTACCAGGACCGTCATGACGTACCCCTCTCGATCGAAACGGCGGACCACGCCGTTTCCTTGGAGGTACGATATGGCGGACCCCGCCGTTTATGCAAGGACCGAGGTGGACGCCCATGACCGGCCAGCGCGCGGACGCCCGCCGCAACTACGCGCTCCTGCTCGCCGTGGCCTCCGAGGCCGTCGCCGCGCACGGCGCGGACGCGTCGCTGGAGCAGATCGCGCGCACCGCCGGCGTCGGCTCCGGCACCGTGCGCCGCCACTTCCCCACCCGGCACGCGCTGCTGGCGGCCGTCTTCCGCGAGCGCGTCGAGTCGCTGTGCGCGGCGGCCCGGGACCTGTCCGGGCGGCTGCCCGCGCGGGAGGCGCTGCTGGAGTGG
It encodes:
- a CDS encoding TetR/AcrR family transcriptional regulator; this translates as MPRIRGASIEEHHEMVWADLAEALRRLLGERDYDSINMGHIAARAGLARNTLYNYAADKGALVLALTERLSRPAVGHVAAIAARRADPAAERLREIVEVVLTAFTDRVLQLMFRTGAGPAKGPDGPFHAIVAAVEDVVRDGIAGGEFRDVGDVPLTVELLSGVMRAGAERIGRDPATVTDTVRAVRETVLASLAA
- a CDS encoding HEAT repeat domain-containing protein, with the translated sequence MTDGRSDTMIETITRVIVGMWLLLLVLVAVVILVRAARLHRARRRARLAAVPRRELLSFVADGGPADQIDALAGLPQDAWTAAEPAAVAMLAKVRGEAHAGLVEVFRRRGAADRALRELTRRAPVRRARAAELLGNLQATEAVPRLCDLLDDENADVRLVSVRALGRIGDPRAAWRLLASLARAQPASAQMVGLALAQCGSGAEGALRAALDHPALLVRLTALEALALLKAPSRSLITLIAGVLRADESSEARVVAARTLGRLGARDGVAPLLEVLDSDAAPPIRAAAAQALGTIGSPAAATRLAAHVADAEYRVAHESAHALRRCGPAGLTYLQTLSTESAGLTGTHAREALAIATIAAR
- a CDS encoding SPFH domain-containing protein, whose product is MADVTRRFHLRHLRAAPTSWVSHTVGGRVRRAGTGLSFWYRPLTAALSEVPVDDRELPLLFHARTEDFADVTVQATVTYRVSDPAAAAARLDFSIDPYRGTWRGQPLDQVAGMLAELAQQPALDLLARLPLAEALTTGIAPVRAAVAGALAADPRLTETGVAVVSARVVALRPEPELERALQTPTREQVQQDADRATYARRAHAVEQERSIAENELQSRIELARREQQLVEQRGANTRREAELDAERQDVASAAEADRLRRAAGAEADAARVRDEARAAGTRLVGLAEAEAEAARLAAYRDLPPAVLQALALKELAGQLPSINELTVTPDLLSKLVGRLA
- a CDS encoding NUDIX hydrolase; amino-acid sequence: MNLTVDLVLLTIRGGELQVLLIRRGIPPYQGMWALPGGFVLDGEDLPEAAARELREETGLDPQAGHLEQLATYGTPGRDPRGRVVTVAYLALLPDLPAPVAGSDAAGAEWRRYDEVADGGLAFDHDRILRDGIERARSKLEYTPLATAFCPAEFTIADLRAVYETVWQTRIDARNFHRKVTGAEGFVEPTGGTVIRDRGRPAQLFRRGPAALLHPPLMRPAE
- a CDS encoding serine hydrolase domain-containing protein, yielding MQWQRRLTAILDDEAGAGRFSGTILVTRRDETLFSGAYGLADRERATPVTMETRFAIGSITKLLTATAIVRLIQDGTITAADPVGRWLPDYPNPEVAAKVTVHHLLTHTGGTGDIMVPEHWERRHEIRTPDDHVGLLGHRAPTFEPGRWYDYSNYGYVLLGAIIERASGRGHPEQVRETVLRPAGMTRSGNEPDEPPAADLAVGYTGEERVPNTDYRFLRGNPAGGASATAGDLVRFARAVLRHELLDAAHTELLTTAKVNIGFTGRQAYGFAERTIHGVRTIGGAGGFPGANAELVIHPPSEHVIVVLANLDPPAASDVARFIDFALPAADLLPDG
- a CDS encoding GGDEF domain-containing protein; this encodes MGRRVTVLLGSAVAVGAVVQVMLPVLSIAVGALLVFGPASAAVAYGVVGCRRHVRAERGRIRGGWRAAAVTDALLAVAYLLAALSGVLASPGLAQLAGVVAVPAAVTAVVMLWLHAPSPPDRFTRLIQLIDVAAVSSALFMVSWHLVLGPVMATLPESSRAAFLALMLPDIVGLAAALVLVSRTEQHRYLHALSLFLAALTVIVVAHTITVYNQVHQLPWYANGAGAGPIVGGVLAALAAHARLPEADGTGRRWFSGPWALLPYVPTGLALAGVVTLYARNGTLSPTLTWMLLITVVLAFVRQFLGLVFVRGLLRKVDEQQAMLHFQANHDTLTGLPNRAALYQRFHESAATAGPDTCTGVLMVDLDGFKPVNDTLGHAAGDALLVEVGRRLTDSLRAGEMVARFGGDEFVVLLPRLDDPAGADAVAARIADRLSEPMSIVPGRAIDVRASIGIATTTGGDYDPDALLHRADLALYEAKAAGRGAIRRYDEAPPGHGVPALTAR
- a CDS encoding NmrA/HSCARG family protein yields the protein MTVLVVGATGQQGGATADELLTAGVAVRALVRDPESPAARELARRGAELRVGDLRDRESLARAADGAHAVFSVQMPAFDDGGYDFEGELTLAVNLIEAARTAGVTQFVHTSVSGSDRHTAVPGWSAERRAHMDRVLGAKAGAEQRVREAGFRHWTLIKPAFFMENLLPRTAYLFPRGVAGGLATTLKPGTHLSLVAVRDVGRAAAAAFADPERFHGVELELASDYLTMAEVAAVLSGALGTPLAAPDMTEDEAVAAGMPPYAVVSNDLLNRAGQPARPEFARSLGLPLTSLAEWAHAHLAPVAR